One window of the Candidatus Eisenbacteria bacterium genome contains the following:
- a CDS encoding T9SS type A sorting domain-containing protein, with amino-acid sequence MRSRPLFVPFGSGFRARLALLPLLALLHSAPAHAAFHLNEFTKVMVGLNGNNTIQAVELKMLAGGENLVGGMSIKVYNAAGMQVDSLGSFAGSVPNGVAGRNILCATENFSAAFGITPDLLIKPGLLVGTGQVSFEKPTCFANAVGYGSVTTPKNGTTSASALPADFAMALVRTIDDGTAVFCPLSEDAAARFQLASGSSASPITFTNNSGASVNVFPTASGVDGTPPGQAALRVYPNPFNTGARIVAPGYGYLSVYDIRGRMVRSWGSPFVSPAVVGPMQLDWNGTDAAGHRLPSGIYFVQYGLSPQDRARVVLLR; translated from the coding sequence ATGCGCTCGCGCCCGCTATTCGTCCCCTTCGGTTCCGGCTTCCGCGCCCGTCTCGCGCTCCTGCCCCTGCTCGCGCTACTCCACTCTGCGCCGGCCCACGCCGCGTTCCATCTGAATGAATTCACCAAGGTGATGGTGGGACTCAACGGGAACAATACGATCCAGGCGGTCGAGCTGAAGATGCTCGCGGGCGGCGAGAACCTCGTCGGCGGCATGTCGATCAAGGTGTACAACGCCGCCGGAATGCAGGTCGACTCGCTGGGTTCCTTCGCTGGGTCGGTTCCGAACGGGGTCGCCGGGCGAAATATTCTCTGCGCGACGGAGAACTTCTCCGCGGCCTTCGGAATCACGCCCGATCTCCTCATCAAACCGGGCCTGCTTGTCGGGACGGGCCAGGTCTCGTTCGAGAAGCCCACATGCTTTGCCAACGCGGTGGGCTACGGCTCGGTCACGACCCCAAAAAACGGAACCACGTCGGCCTCGGCGCTCCCGGCCGATTTCGCCATGGCGCTCGTGCGCACGATCGATGACGGCACGGCGGTCTTCTGCCCGCTCAGCGAGGATGCGGCCGCCCGCTTCCAGCTCGCATCCGGCAGCAGCGCGAGTCCGATCACGTTCACGAACAACTCGGGAGCTTCGGTGAACGTGTTTCCGACCGCCTCGGGGGTTGACGGGACTCCCCCGGGCCAGGCCGCGCTCCGTGTCTACCCGAACCCCTTCAACACCGGAGCGAGGATCGTGGCCCCGGGATATGGCTATCTCTCGGTCTACGACATCCGAGGGCGCATGGTTCGAAGCTGGGGATCGCCGTTCGTGAGCCCCGCCGTTGTGGGACCCATGCAGCTGGACTGGAACGGCACCGACGCTGCGGGGCATCGCCTCCCGTCCGGCATTTACTTCGTCCAATACGGTCTGAGCCCCCAAGACCGCGCCCGGGTTGTCCTTCTCCGCTGA